The Acidobacteriota bacterium genome includes the window CCCGCCGCGCCGCATGCCTGAAGGCATCGACGTCGGATCCCGAACGCGCGGTACAGAGCAGCAACGTAGGCACGACACATGATGCCTGCCGTCGCGCCTTCGGCGCCACGGCTCGAGCGTCGGCAACCGGCAACCGGCAACCGCGCCGGAACCCTGGCTTCGCCTGGCCGCGTTCACACCACGACGGTAGGGCCGGCTCTCCGAGCCCGGCTACCGGTTGCCGGTTGCCGGTTGCCGGGACGATACAATTCCCCCCGTGTCTGTGGCTTCCCACACCCCTGTGCCGGCCGACGCGCCACGCGTACTCGTCACCGGCGGCGCCGGCTTCCTCGGCATCAACCTCGTTCGCTACCTGCACGCCCGCGGCTATGCGGTGACGTCGCTCGACCTCGAGCCGTTCACCTACCCCGACATGAGGCCACTCATTCGCGAGGTTCGCGGCGACATCCGCACGCGTACCGACGTCGACACGGCGCTCGAGGGCTGTCGCCACGTGGTGCACTGCGCGGCCGCCCTGCCGCTCTATTCGCCCGAAGACATTCACACGACCGACGTCGTCGGCACGCGGATCATGCTGGAGCATGCGCAGCGCCACGGCGTCGAGCGGTTCGTGCACATCTCGTCCACGGCCGTGTACGGCATCCCCGATCACCATCCGCTGCTCGAGACCGACAGGCTGCACGGCGTGGGGCCGTATGGCATCGCGAAGGTGGAGGCCGAGCAGGTGGCCGAGGAGTTCCGTGCGGCGGGAATGGTGGTGCCGGTACTCCGGCCCAAGTCGTTCATCGGCCCGGAGCGCCTCGGCGTGTTCGCGCTGCTCTACGACTGGGCGCTCGACAAGCGCAACTTCCCGATGATCGGCAACGGCCGCAACAGGTATCAGCTGCTCGACGTCGAGGATCTGTGCGAGGCGATCCTGCGCTGTCTGCAGATGCCCGTCGCGGCCGTCAACGACACGTTCAACATCGGCGCGAAGGAGTTCCTCACGATGCGCGAGGACTACCAGGTCGTGCTCGATCGCGCCGGCTTCGGCAAGCGCATCGTCGGCTTCCCCGCCGCACCCGCGATCTGGGGGCTCAGGTTCCTCGAAGCCCTCGGCGTGTCGCCGCTCTACAAGTGGGTGTACGAGACGGCATCGAAGGATTCGTTCGTCTCGATCGAAAAGGCCGAACGCCAGCTGGAACTCACGCCGCGGTTCTCCAACCGCGACGCCCTGCTGCGCAACTTC containing:
- a CDS encoding NAD-dependent epimerase/dehydratase family protein; translated protein: MPADAPRVLVTGGAGFLGINLVRYLHARGYAVTSLDLEPFTYPDMRPLIREVRGDIRTRTDVDTALEGCRHVVHCAAALPLYSPEDIHTTDVVGTRIMLEHAQRHGVERFVHISSTAVYGIPDHHPLLETDRLHGVGPYGIAKVEAEQVAEEFRAAGMVVPVLRPKSFIGPERLGVFALLYDWALDKRNFPMIGNGRNRYQLLDVEDLCEAILRCLQMPVAAVNDTFNIGAKEFLTMREDYQVVLDRAGFGKRIVGFPAAPAIWGLRFLEALGVSPLYKWVYETASKDSFVSIEKAERQLELTPRFSNRDALLRNFEWYIAHRDQFAQASGISHRVPWKQGAIGLLKRFF